The proteins below are encoded in one region of Triticum aestivum cultivar Chinese Spring chromosome 1B, IWGSC CS RefSeq v2.1, whole genome shotgun sequence:
- the LOC123114896 gene encoding acyl transferase 7 — MAAAAAKPVPVERLGQRLVAPAAPTPESPLRLSWLDRYPTQMALIESLHVFKPDMAREGDSPARAVEQALARALVAYYPLAGRLTVTDAGELQVDCTDGGVWFIEAAVRCRLEDVDYLEYPLAVDKDELLPHPRPKPSREEESKLILLVQVTTFDCGGFVVGFRFSHAVADGPGAAQFMGAVGELARGAARISVAPVWGRDAIPDPAGALVGSLPDPAGAKRLEYLAIDISADYINHFKGQFAAATGGARCSAFEVLIAKAWQSRTRAVCFDEGSPVHLCFAMNARPLLHARLPSGGAGFYGNCYYIMRVSSTAGKVASSTITDVVKIIKEGKKRLPTEFARWGAGEMASVDPYQITSDYRTLLVSDWTRLGFAEVDYGWGPPAHVVPLTNLDYIATCVLVKPWVHKPGARLITQCVTPDRVGAFHDALVDTN; from the exons ATGGCGGCCGCGGCGGCAAAGCCCGTGCCAGTGGAGCGGCTCGGGCAGCGCCTGGTGGCGCCGGCGGCTCCGACGCCGGAGAGCCCTCTGCGCCTGTCGTGGCTCGACCGCTACCCCACCCAGATGGCGCTCATCGAGTCGCTGCACGTGTTCAAGCCCGACATGGCCAGGGAGGGTGACAGCCCCGCGAGGGCCGTGGAGCAGGCCCTGGCGAGGGCGCTGGTGGCGTACTACCCGCTGGCGGGCCGTCTCACGGTGACCGACGCCGGCGAGCTGCAGGTGGACTGCACCGACGGTGGCGTGTGGTTTATTGAGGCTGCCGTCAGGTGTCGGCTAGAGGACGTGGACTATCTCGAGTACCCGCTCGCCGTCGACAAGGACGAGCTGCTCCCCCACCCGCGCCCCAAGCCCAGCCGTGAGGAGGAGAGCAAGCTCATCTTGCTTGTCCAG GTCACGACGTTCGATTGCGGCGGCTTCGTGGTGGGGTTCCGGTTCAGCCACGCGGTGGccgacgggcccggggcggcgcagTTCATGGGCGCGGTGGGGGAGCTGGCGCGCGGGGCGGCCCGCATCTCGGTGGCACCGGTGTGGGGCCGCGACGCGATCCCTGATCCGGCCGGCGCCCTCGTCGGCAGCCTCCCGGACCCCGCGGGCGCCAAGCGGCTCGAATACCTCGCCATAGACATCTCCGCCGACTACATCAACCACTTCAAGGGCCAGTTCGCGGCGGCCACCGGTGGCGCCCGGTGCTCAGCGTTCGAGGTGCTCATCGCCAAGGCCTGGCAGAGCCGCACGCGCGCCGTTTGCTTCGACGAGGGCTCCCCCGTGCACCTCTGCTTCGCGATGAACGCGCGGCCGCTCCTCCACGCCCGCCTTCCCTCCGGGGGCGCCGGCTTCTACGGCAACTGCTACTACATAATGCGCGTCTCCTCCACCGCCGGGAAGGTGGCGTCCTCCACCATCACCGACGTCGTGAAGATCATCAAGGAGGGGAAGAAGCGGCTGCCCACGGAGTTCGCGCGGTGGGGCGCCGGCGAGATGGCCAGCGTGGACCCGTACCAGATCACCTCCGACTACCGGACGCTGCTCGTCTCCGACTGGACGCGGCTGGGCTTCGCCGAGGTGGACTACGGGTGGGGCCCTCCCGCCCACGTCGTGCCGCTGACAaacctggactacatcgccacgTGCGTCCTCGTCAAGCCCTGGGTACACAAGCCAGGCGCCCGCCTCATCACGCAGTGCGTGACGCCCGACCGTGTCGGCGCTTTCCACGACGCCTTGGTGGACACCAACTAG